In Flavobacteriaceae bacterium, the following proteins share a genomic window:
- a CDS encoding ABC transporter ATP-binding protein, translated as MLKINQLHKSYPIGDTSLHVLKGIDLSIEAGEMVAIMGSSGSGKSTLLNIIGMLDEADSGDYILDNLPIKNLTEKKAAVYRNKFLGFIFQSFNLINYKNALENVALPLYYQGLKRKERLEKAMFHLGKVGLKDWAKHLPRELSGGQNQRVAIARALAANPKLLLADEPTGALDTTTSYEIMEFLQQLNDEGKTILIVTHEEDIADMTKRIVRLRDGVIMEDKTVNQVRASQYV; from the coding sequence ATGTTAAAAATTAATCAACTGCACAAATCTTATCCTATTGGAGATACGAGTTTACATGTGCTTAAAGGAATAGATTTATCTATAGAAGCAGGAGAAATGGTGGCCATAATGGGCTCATCCGGTTCGGGAAAATCTACGCTATTAAATATTATAGGAATGCTTGACGAAGCAGATTCTGGGGATTATATTTTAGATAACTTACCTATAAAAAACCTTACCGAGAAAAAAGCAGCCGTATACCGTAATAAGTTTTTAGGATTCATTTTTCAATCGTTCAACCTTATTAATTATAAGAATGCTTTAGAAAATGTTGCTTTGCCGTTGTACTATCAAGGATTAAAACGGAAAGAACGTTTAGAGAAAGCAATGTTTCATTTAGGAAAAGTTGGATTGAAGGATTGGGCTAAACACTTACCGAGAGAACTCTCCGGGGGTCAAAATCAACGTGTAGCAATAGCTAGAGCTTTAGCAGCTAATCCAAAACTATTATTAGCAGATGAACCAACAGGAGCATTAGATACAACAACTTCGTATGAAATTATGGAATTTCTTCAGCAATTAAATGATGAAGGAAAAACAATTTTAATTGTTACACACGAGGAAGATATAGCAGATATGACTAAGCGTATTGTGCGATTACGTGATGGTGTAATTATGGAAGATAAAACAGTTAACCAAGTAAGAGCATCACAATATGTTTGA
- a CDS encoding ABC transporter permease, with product MFDRDLWREIFQSINMNRTRSLLSGITVAFAILLFTLLFGVTNGLGNTFEEAFADDAQNSITIWSGQTTKAYKGLQAGRQIQFKNEDYNFIKEEFGKDIEFITSRVMKNVTASYKNEKNSYTIRAIHPDNQFVEQNKVQSGRYINQRDLNELNKIIVIGRLVEDDLFIKEDAVGKYLNLNGIQYKVVGVYNDPGGDDEERIIYMPITTSQQVYGNNEFIDMMYMTYNPRMDYNKAISFGNIMTKKLKDRFTVAKSDQRAVRVNNNAEDAKGVNQLLGGLNAIILIVGLGTLIAGIVGISNMMIFIVKERTKEIGIRKALGASPRSIVSIILLESILITTLAGFFGLLLGRGILEIVGPGLDKYFITDPSVSKSLVISATIILIAAGAIAGYLPAKKASRIKPIVALRND from the coding sequence ATGTTTGATAGAGATCTTTGGCGAGAAATATTTCAGAGTATAAACATGAACAGAACCAGGAGTTTATTATCTGGAATTACAGTAGCGTTTGCTATTCTCTTATTTACTTTACTTTTTGGTGTTACTAACGGTTTAGGAAATACTTTTGAAGAAGCATTCGCTGATGACGCTCAAAATTCAATTACTATTTGGTCTGGGCAAACTACTAAAGCCTATAAAGGATTACAAGCAGGAAGACAAATTCAATTTAAAAATGAAGATTATAATTTTATAAAAGAAGAGTTTGGTAAAGATATTGAGTTTATTACCTCTCGAGTAATGAAGAATGTGACAGCGTCTTATAAGAATGAGAAAAATAGTTATACCATTAGAGCAATCCATCCTGACAATCAGTTTGTAGAACAAAATAAAGTCCAAAGTGGTCGGTATATTAACCAAAGAGATTTAAATGAATTGAATAAAATTATAGTTATTGGAAGGTTGGTTGAAGACGATTTATTTATAAAAGAAGATGCTGTAGGTAAATATTTAAATTTAAATGGCATTCAATATAAAGTTGTAGGAGTTTATAATGACCCTGGAGGAGATGATGAAGAACGTATTATCTATATGCCAATTACAACATCGCAACAAGTTTATGGAAATAATGAATTTATAGATATGATGTATATGACCTATAATCCTAGAATGGATTATAATAAGGCTATCTCATTTGGAAATATAATGACAAAAAAACTTAAAGATCGATTCACTGTGGCTAAAAGTGATCAAAGAGCTGTAAGAGTAAACAATAATGCTGAAGATGCGAAGGGTGTTAATCAATTATTAGGAGGTTTAAATGCCATCATTTTAATTGTTGGATTAGGGACTTTAATTGCCGGAATCGTAGGGATAAGCAATATGATGATATTTATCGTTAAAGAACGTACTAAAGAAATAGGTATTCGTAAAGCCTTAGGAGCCTCTCCAAGATCGATAGTATCTATTATTTTACTTGAATCTATTCTTATTACTACTTTGGCAGGTTTCTTTGGATTATTACTTGGTAGAGGTATATTGGAAATAGTAGGACCTGGTTTAGATAAATATTTTATTACAGATCCTAGTGTAAGTAAAAGCTTAGTTATAAGTGCAACTATAATTTTAATAGCAGCAGGAGCTATTGCTGGATATTTGCCAGCAAAAAAAGCATCGAGAATAAAACCCATTGTTGCTTTAAGAAATGATTAG